From one Aerosakkonema funiforme FACHB-1375 genomic stretch:
- the pyk gene encoding pyruvate kinase, translated as MQLRNTLRRTKIVATIGPACRSPEVLKAIIEAGATTLRLNFSHGTHEEHQRNIRLIRQTSFELNQPVGILQDLQGPKIRLGQFENGSIALKKGDRFTLTNRPIAGTQEISSVTYDNLAAEVPEGATILLDDGRVEMVVEKVDRSSEELHCRVVVGGVLSNSKGVNFPGVYLSIKALTDKDRKDLMFGLDQGVDWVALSFVRNPQDVLEIKELISTAGKRVPVIAKIEKHEAIEQMAEILPLCDGVMIARGDLGVELPAEDVPILQKRLITLANELGIPIITATQMLDSMANNPRPTRAEISDVANAILDGTDAVMLSNETAVGKYPVEAVATMARIAIRIEQEQSQQVTTHSGTSNGRSVPNAISQAVGQISEQLGAAAIMSLTKTGATARNVSKFRPRTPIIAVTPHVDVARQLQLVWGVKPLLMLELASTSQTFQAALNVAQERGLLTQGDLVVMTAGTLQGVSGSTDLIKVEVVTTVLGKGTAIGSGSVSGRARVANNAVDVGNFSYGEILVAPRTTADFVDAIRKAAGVITEDESLTSHAAVIGLRLGVPVIVGVKNATQNIRDGAILTLDMQRGLVYSGAAVVAQTDTAVVM; from the coding sequence CTGGTGCAACTACACTGCGGCTCAACTTTTCACACGGAACGCACGAAGAACACCAGCGCAATATTCGTCTCATCCGGCAGACTTCCTTCGAGCTGAATCAGCCGGTGGGGATATTGCAAGACCTACAAGGGCCGAAAATAAGATTGGGGCAATTTGAAAATGGTTCGATCGCACTCAAAAAAGGCGATCGCTTCACTTTGACCAACCGCCCGATCGCAGGTACTCAGGAAATCAGTTCCGTTACCTACGATAACTTAGCCGCCGAAGTTCCAGAAGGAGCGACCATTCTGTTAGACGACGGTCGCGTGGAAATGGTAGTGGAAAAAGTAGACCGCAGTTCGGAAGAATTGCACTGTCGCGTTGTTGTCGGCGGTGTGCTTTCCAACAGCAAAGGCGTCAATTTCCCAGGAGTTTACCTCTCCATCAAAGCCCTGACCGACAAAGACCGCAAAGACCTGATGTTCGGTCTCGACCAAGGTGTAGACTGGGTAGCGCTGAGCTTTGTCCGCAATCCCCAAGACGTATTGGAGATTAAAGAATTGATCTCCACAGCCGGTAAGCGCGTACCGGTGATTGCCAAAATCGAAAAGCACGAAGCGATCGAACAAATGGCAGAAATTCTCCCCTTGTGCGATGGCGTCATGATTGCCAGGGGAGATTTAGGCGTAGAACTACCCGCTGAAGACGTACCCATCCTGCAAAAGCGACTGATTACCTTAGCCAACGAGTTGGGAATTCCCATCATCACCGCCACCCAAATGCTGGATAGCATGGCGAACAACCCCCGGCCCACCCGTGCCGAAATTTCCGATGTTGCCAATGCTATTTTGGATGGCACAGATGCAGTGATGCTATCCAACGAAACGGCAGTGGGTAAATACCCAGTCGAAGCAGTCGCTACAATGGCTCGTATTGCCATTAGAATCGAGCAGGAACAGTCCCAACAAGTAACGACTCATTCCGGTACAAGCAACGGTCGCTCAGTCCCTAACGCCATCAGCCAAGCCGTCGGCCAAATTTCCGAACAACTGGGGGCGGCTGCGATTATGAGCTTGACGAAAACTGGTGCCACAGCTCGAAATGTGTCCAAATTTCGACCCAGAACGCCGATTATTGCCGTTACTCCTCACGTTGACGTGGCGCGGCAGTTGCAACTGGTGTGGGGCGTCAAACCTCTGCTGATGCTGGAGTTAGCATCTACCAGTCAAACCTTCCAAGCAGCCCTCAACGTTGCCCAAGAAAGGGGTCTGCTTACTCAGGGAGATTTGGTGGTGATGACTGCGGGTACTCTCCAAGGTGTTTCCGGTTCGACAGATTTGATTAAAGTTGAAGTGGTCACTACCGTACTGGGTAAAGGAACTGCGATCGGATCGGGTTCTGTCAGCGGTCGGGCGCGGGTCGCTAACAATGCCGTAGATGTCGGTAATTTCAGTTATGGGGAAATTTTGGTCGCACCCCGTACCACTGCCGATTTTGTCGATGCCATCCGCAAAGCAGCAGGAGTCATTACCGAGGACGAAAGTTTAACCAGTCACGCTGCTGTTATTGGTTTGCGCCTGGGTGTCCCAGTCATTGTCGGTGTGAAGAATGCCACTCAAAATATTCGCGATGGC